The DNA window CATCTCGCGATCGAAATTGCTCGCTCGCAGCGCGCGCGTGGGAGCTCCAATTAGTGGCTAGCTGTACGTAATCTGCATGGTTTTGTGTACGAAATGGTAGGGTTAATTTAGTTAGTTTAAACTGTCGCAGTTGGTTTAGTCAAATGGAAACAGCTAAGATCGTCAACTGTTGGGGAGCGGATCGATGTTGATTATCTTGATGGctttttaagttgatttttcaGAACTAGTCAATgcatgtaaattaattagtcaacGCAGCATTAATTCCACACTACAAGTTTGTACTAGTGTTGTGCTAATTCATCAGTTGGCGCCTTGAGCTTAATTTGATGGGTTCCACCGGTAATAACCTGTGTCATTTTCGcactcattttttaatttctgcgtatttttataaaccaaaaatcaacatttgaatttttaatcttaaacttGAAATTGAAATTGATTGTTTACcacttaaagtttattttaattctGATCTTTTAGACCGCTAATtaagaatacttatataaattttttgttcataaattatttttatttgtaaatatgtcgtttgttttttctatgaaaaagacaaataatcatCCTTGGATTGTCCCCAGCAAAATTATCAATTCCTCCCATCcgatttcttttgtttcgGTGTCGAATAGTGATGCATTCTTCggaattttttaacattattttctatttatatataatagaaatatttactttcacttaaaaacatattaaagaCAATATATCCGCATGGTTGGATATATGTATGCACGGTGTGATATCACcgttatcttttcgtttatgattatgtttatagactaaaatttaatttttcttctaaGCATGCACGAGTGGAATCGGGGACATTCCAAAAGGTCAGAGATCCAATTACAATACACGGAGACACTCAGCCTTTTGGAGTTTCTtcactaaattatattttctattattgatttttagatcataaatatgtatataaaagttttattaataaattattttctgtttgcaaatatgtctcCTATATCTGTTCTCTGAGATCGCCGATCCAAGTTGACACTGTGTTTGATCTCCGTTAACGTaagcatatttttcttctgtcTCAAATACAATTTGCTTCAAGTTTCTTTAAAGTTTTCCTTCAACCTGGTTACTTCATTACCTATTTTCTTATTCCAACCAATCACAATTCAACAAATAACTCTATTCAATTTGTGCACCAACTTACTCCTATCTAAAACAATCATAGTTATCTCCtcatcattctttttttttttttgccgttgATCTCATCATTCATTCCACCCTAGTTTCAACTATAGCTAATTCCATCCTTCACCCATTAACTaactatcaaaaaataaaacaactttttatatatctacAGCTAGAGGGGAAAATAAGTCTAGGAGTGGTTATACTAGGAAGAATGGAAGGGCTAGAGCCGATAAAAATGAGGAGAAAATCCAGCGTAGATCAGGCAAGGGCATGGCACCTAACGTCAAGGCATTTCTCACCACTGATCAACGCCTCCATCAACCGAGCGATCAATCAGACCGGCGATCGATCCGCGaaccgcaccgcaccgcacccCTTCGATAGATGCGATGAGAAAGCCAAGTTTGATCGAGACCGGCGATGGTGTGCACACACTGCTTGCGACCATTCCTGTTCGTCACTGACGAAACCGAAGATCGATCGGCGGACAGGGGCTTCTCGGTTATGAAACAGCCATAGCTTTTGCTGCTTTTGGTCGATGCGATCGTCAGtgtgcgatcgatcgatcgatcatctgCAACAGTGCTGGCTCCATTTCGCTTTTATGATTGGTCTTGCACAGTATAGTGTAGTACTTCGGCTAGGTTGTATCTATGGCCAAAGATTATCtaacttttatattgtttagtggtatagaaataaaaataatttacataaatttaaaatctagtcaaaaaatatgagatgattaatttttatacattttttttaaaaaacatgttatTTAACCGTATATAAGATATACACACAAAAACATTAATACGAAGAGAAGAGCAAACCGAATAAGCATGGCTAGAGCACGGCATCCCGTTGGACgggataattaaaaaaatgggtATACGTATGCGTGACCGAGTCCCCTCGCGTCCGCTCGCCTCCGCCATCGTCtgcccgcctccgccgacgtCGCGCTCTCGCCATAGCGTGTCGcacgcctccaccgccgccttcgTGCTCAGATGCGCTTCACGTACCAGCGCGTACCtggtaccagatgataccactaGTGTGATaccagttggtatcatctggcaTCATAGCGTCGTGCGACAAGGAAAGCTCAAAAAGATATATGTATCACATGGTACCAGGTGGTACCAAGTGGTACCATATGGTTCTAAGTGCTATCATATGATATTAGCATGTATCAATAGTTATCAATAAGTATCGATAGGTATCGTTTGTTTACCATATGAAAACCTGGATGATACCGATTAGTATCAACTTGTGTCAGATGATACCGAAAGATACCAAAAGGTATCAATCCATTAGGTTTTAGTGTGGTATTATATGATACCAAAAGGTATCAACAGGTAtcataaaatatcaatatgtATCGATTgatcacataaaaaatatcagaaTATATTCACACTCAATGCAAAGCAAAGCTAAGCAAGTATGAAACGGTTATTGGGTTGGTCTACctagctagctctagctaGGCCTCAATGGAGAGCGAGCCAGCACAACttcacggcaacaacggcagTAACCTCAACCTACACGGAGATCTCGTTGCTCGGCATCCTGCCAGCACCGGCGACAGAGGCAGCGCTGCCAACACGACCCGTCTTGTTGGCGACGTAGGGCGTCGAGTCGAGGCCAAGCTTGGTGCAGAACACGTGAACCTCACGTCTGCGAGACAGTAGTCCGGCGTCGGTGTACGAGGCAAAGTTATTAGCAAAGTCATTTAACATTTCCGTTCGAACGGAATGGCCATTCTTTAGTCTTTCTAAGCCGAATCCTCCTAGTACCACCTGTCGTGGATGGTCAGTCAGTCAATGGGATTTTGCGTAGGAATGGGTGGGAGATTTCGACGATTGGTTCATCGGTTTAATCAACTGATTTGATCGCGATTGATTGGGATTGGTTATATATATCCACCCGCGTGGTGGCGATACGAGCATTGAGCGGTGGTTTGGCtgtagggatttttttttcccctaccatatcgaatgtttggacattaattagaagtattaaatatagatcgaTAGTAAAACTAAtcgtataaataaaggctatttcattagacaaaatttttaagcctaattaatctacgattaggaaatatttactgtagcatcacattagctaatcataaactaattagtctcaatagaatcgtctcgcgaaatagtctagagtatggggtgaattttattaataatcagtatttaatacttctaattaatacCCAAACATTTAATGTAACAGTGACTTAAAAAAGACATTAGGATCCAAATACCCCCTTGATTCAACTGAAATATTATtcatggagtatatatataatcttgaGATGTGGATTGGTCTCTGTGTCGGTGTAGTGCTACGTTTGATGTGGACTCGACATTTGTACCCGGCGCCAAAGTGCATTTGTCGATCCATCGTGCATCACTGACAAGTAGagttttatgaaaataaaaactaattgcacggaGAATCGTGTGACAcatcttttaagcttaattagtgtatgattaatcataagtgctacaataaacaacatgtgctaatgatagattaattaggctcaaaagattcgtctcgcggtttccaggcgaggtgtgaaattcgtttttttcgtgtccgaaaatacttttcgacatccgatcaaatattcgACGTGACCCTTTTGCCAAAactttttggcaactaaacaagaccttagtTGGATGAATCAACGTATTGTATTACTaatgaataataatataaattgttCATCATAGATCTTTTCATAATTAGCACACATTTacagcaaaatatatatatgatcactaattaacaatactttaaacttggtaattactaattaatgacaaaataTATCACTAAACAATTACTAATGATCACGGTCAGTGGAGTTAGATACGCTTATCTAACTAATTATACACTCATCCaatatctatactcctataaagtTGCCTAGTGGTGATGGTTGTtgacagtgaatctgtcaccaCCATCAGctccctattttttttatctatactttgtattttaaaagaaaaaaatatctgtgTCACTCACACcaattctatttttctatactcctataaagttccctagtggtggtggctggtggcagtgaatctgccaccaccaccaccaacttcctattttttatctatactttgtattttaaaagaaaaaaagtatatgTGAACCTCACATGTCACTCACACCAATTCTAttctttataaaaagaaaaagatattgGGACCAATAGACCTACATGTCAATGCCAAATATACGTAGCAGTTCAAAGATGACAaatgatagaaaaataatgttaatatcatgttaaattgttaatgatatttttaaaatagaatacCATTGCAACGCACGGATAGTATGCTATTCTTTATGAAATATTTCCTTTCTAAACCACCTAATCCAACTTTACCCAcgaatcaaattaaaaaaaactgaacgGTCACCTTCCATTTGGAAATCGATATCCAGCTAAACGCACCCTAAGTGGTGCGTTCATGTGATCGTGATCGTGTATACTCCATGTGAAGTGTGTGTTGACGAGGTCTACCTAGCTTACAGTACGTATATGAGACGTACGTACAGTGCGAATGGATGTGAAGAGAGATGGAGGTATATAGGCGCTGTCACTGCCACACACTACGTACGTGCTAGTGCACGGCTGTcaattactccctccttcTCGTCCTTATCGATGTTCGACGTCGTTaacttctttatatatatttaattatttgtcttatttaaaaatttatataattattaattatttttatatcattttatttattgttaaatatacttttatacatatatatattttacatatttaaaaaaaaataaataatcaaatatttataaaaaaatcgacTACGTCAAATGTGTATTGTGTAGGAAGGCAGAAGCTTGGATAAGCTATACTACTCCAGTTGATAGTTACAGATCATAAAACCAATGTACATTACGTACTGCGCAGTGTAGGAGGCTAGGACTAGGAGCAGTGGCATCATATCCGACCCGTTCAAGGCAGCGTTCGGCGACAAAGGtaagttaaattaaatttctcGTTTTCTGCGCGTACGTTtatcgaactgctaaacgatgtattttttataaaattttcaaaaaaaagttattttaaaaaatcatattaatctattttatttttttaataattaattaattatatactaatctattacttcGTTTTTCGTattgggtaagttaacttacctcctcCACGACCGAACGGGCCCAGGTAACATTGTGAGCTCTAAAGGGCACTTTCAAGAGCTTGGCCGGAGCAAGAAATGCTGAATTTTGCACCTTCTAGTTctctttggaaaaaaaatataattaaatagacTTCTCctgaaacatatttttggaACAGACACTTGGATCCATTACCCGAATATTTTTCGGGAGGgacctatttataaaaattattgcaaaaaaggctagaatatgaaaaaaatcatcaagaaATGCATACACCTGTTTGAGTCTGCCACAGCTAGCCATGTTCAAACACTAGGCCGGCCTCGAAAAAAGCCTGATCATGACAAAACAGGTCTAAGACTAGCCTGAGCCCGATGATCTTCCCAcgcttttttggttttttttggcttCCATAGCTAGGTTCGGGTCAGGTTAAGCACACAATCTTTTTCAAgccatgttttattattaaagttaTTGAAAATCACACATATTTTGACTTGCGGCATAGAACTGTAGGTATTATGTATCCGAGGTTTCACAAAACAACACCATTTCTCTGCATGTCAAGTATAGATTGTAAAAGTTTTCATCTTATAAAATGTCTATGGAATTGCAGTTCTTGATATTCTAAATTGTTTTAAACAATCCTAAATTTAGATTGCATTCTTGTAAGGTAGGATTCTACTGAGCTTTCATGCCATAAAGCATGCAGTTACCTATCATATCAACCATGTTTTATGCaattttgatgatgaaatttgtggtttttttgaaatttactctagATCTAGTAGACTCGTACCATACTTCTTACGTACTAGAACAAATTCATGTTTCTAGTTTGAAGAAGAAATATGGACCAAATTCCAGAACAAAGAGAGTAACAGTATATGTACCGTaccttttcaaaattaaactagAAAGATAAAGTAATTTTACAACATAGGAAGTCTCTGTCATAGACTAAAATGCACCCgcttaaaactaatttattccTAACCTTCCTAAACTCTCAAATAGTACCTCCGACCCATAATaatctcatttttcgttttttcgagttcaacatttgaccatttcttatttaaaatttttttgcgattaatatttttattgttactagatgataaaatatgaatattactttatacgtgactaattttttaaagttttttacaaattttttaaataagatgaatggtcgatcattagaaaaaaataaaaaataagattattatggaACAGAAGGTAGTATATAATAATaactcaaaaaataaataaagagcAGTAATATTTTTGTCCGGCCGGAAACCGCGGCCGGCTGAGCAGCGACGACGTACTATTGGAGTGGATGGAGCAGGTGGCGCTGTGAACAGCAACGgcaggacgacgacggggCCGTGTTGACGATTTGACATGACCCCGATGTGATGTGATGTGACCCGTCATCGTCCTCTCTCCCTATCTCGATCTCTCGCTCGGGTGATTGGATGGCTTTTCGTGTATAGTTCgtgtatagaaacttttttaaaaaacattacgGCCTCTTTGAATCACGGAAGTAATGGTAAAAACATGGTATTTTGATAGGAAtataaatgtaaaataaaggattataaaataaaaaaaacatataaatgacTGTTTGATTAGACCACATGAAAAACTCAGGAatttgagaagagataaagacacaaagcattttttttccaagagaTTCTGCCTCTTACTAAATTTCCTCTAAAACTTGTATGAAAAGAGGTATTCCtaagaatttcataggattctggatttatttctttgattcaaagggttttgtataaaaaattcatataggaataaaatcctctaaaatttttataaatttcctttgaatcaaaggtgACCTACGTCGACTCTTTGATATCTAAacgaaacattaaatatacatgattaattacacagttacaaGAAAATCataagacaaatttttaagcctaattagtacatgattagctatatgtgctacagtaatcaacataggctaatgatggattaattagactcaacagattcgtttcgcggtttctaggcagaatctaaattttgtattttaattagacttacgtttaataattcaaatatgtgatCGTATGCGTCGATTTGACCTCTCtcgtaaaaatttttagaaactaaacgtaGCTAAAAAAGATAGACGtcgtatttataaaaaaaattataaattatatatatatatattagccatctaaaattaaaaactgaaaaataaatctagagtaaaaatctaaaattaacttgaattaataatttaaattttaagttttagctTATCTCCTGTCGCCCTAGGACAACCATCTTCTGTTCCAGctatatcttttctttttactacCATCTGAACCTAGTTATTTTGTAACTGAATGATTTAGATCTCATAGCAAAATTTAAGTATTTACGGCGCTTCACGGTATCAgttatcatattaattatttctcatttaagattctttatattttatcaacaaCTACTCTTTAACCCTACATTAATTCTTCTTCTTAGCCTTAATCTATGTGAAACAACCTAtagatgattatattttaagctGGTAAAGTGTTCTTATCTCCGCCTCACAACGAATAACTCCTGGGTTTCTAAAGAATTACTACCTATACACACAGAGACTTCACTATTAACTCTCATCATTTGTTGTcgaaagattttatttttagactaGTTATTGCATTGAAGTTTAGTAACTGGGGGACATCCATTAGAATTTAAAAGGTAGAAAACATATGCATTGagatttaaaaaagaaaaacacattcTGGTTATTGTATCTTTGTGCTCATATATGTGGTGTAGGCTAAAACAAGtcattttagaataaaattagTACTAATTGAtgagatgaaaaaatataaaaaaatacactttatTAATACAAAAATAGTATGCCTGGATAAGTTGGTAAGGTGTatcaaaagaataaaatttattgattTGTGAACTGAGCGTACATAAGAATACAAGAGTTAAactatttatcataaaatttaaactttagatATCAGTTTACGTTGGAACGGAGAGGTTACAACGTGAAAGGTTATATGTAAGAGGGGGGAGGTAATAGGTCAAAATCCATAGACCATTTCATAAAAACTTAGCACTTGTATATTTCTAGCttaaaactttataaaatttcaacttatatatttttactttagcctataattttttcttgcGTGCGTGGAAAGTTTGCTGCCACCCAATATAACGTTGAAGGAAGAAAGAACAATTTtggttgtttcttttatgggaaaattataaatatatcattataattttgtgaaatcGTAGATACGTTATCCTGGTTCACGTGTTATTGACTCGTGCCTAAATGTCACCTTCTTCACCTGTGCGCATGTGTAATCCTCCAGCCCCAACCCTCTCCGTTTGGGCCTCTGGCCCAGTGGCCTCAAACGCACTCGGCCCAGATCTCCAAGGCCCAATTCACATGGGCCCACTAGACCTAATATTTTCGGCCCAATAGGCGGAGCTCTTGTGGGCCCAGAGTTGGCTatcaaaagccaaaaaaagagagcaagagcggagaaaacaaagagcgccgccgccgcccgccgcccgccgcctgccgccgccgtcgatgcgCTTGCCCgtccgcctcccgccgccagcgaccgcggcggccgctACGGCCGCGGCCGTGATAGCCGCCGTAGCTCTCCGCAGGTACCTGCGTACCCGCTCTTCCATGGCCACGTCCGCGCAccggcgcgggggcagcgCCGGTGGAGTCGCCCTCGTGGTCTCCGGCAAGTCCACGGAGGACCAGCGgctcctcgcctccgccgcgggcTCTCTCGCTCTAGGAGAGGGCGATTCCGTCGAGGAGATCACCGTGTCGCGCGActccggcgcgggcgcgggcgcgggcgcgggcttcgacgccgccgcgtacATGGGCGCGCTCCGGGCGTCCCGCTTCGGGAGGTGGATGCTCTGGTCGCCGAGCATGGCCTCCACCCACGACCTCGTCACGCAGTGAGTCCATTGTTTGCCTCTTTCGAGTGCTTGCTTTGGGCTTATCTGGCTGACTGCTCGCTTGCTCGGCGTGCGCAGGAACTTCGCGAAGCTACCGGTGGGCGTCGTCTGCGTCGCTGGCGTGCAGTTCAGAGGGAGAGGTAAGTAGGATATTAGGCTAATAAAGTGGTGCTTGTTTGTTGGTACTGTTCTAGAACAATACCTGTGATGAATTTGCAGTCTCTGCGATCGATTTCTGTCACTTTAGGTGGATTAGTAATGTCTGCTCTCTAGTCATGATATGTTTGGTGACATTGGGACTAATGACTCGAGAAATGTTAAATTCGGTGGCTCGATTTGGGGTGATCTCTGCTATGTCTTCAACAGAGAGCAACTTTTACAGATGTAATCCTGGTTAACGGCGTAATTTCAGAAGTGAGATCATTCTGGCAATATGATGTGGCAAAAACATGTTCTTGATTGATTCAGCTTCTTATGGCCATGATAATTCTTTGTGTTATATGTGCTAGCTGAATGAGCCTGTTGAGTATCTGATTGTTTCATGCATCCTTTTAATCATCGATACAATGTGAGGTACATTTACATCAGAGTCCTCCCTGATCGTACTGATGAATTTATGCAGGCCGTTCAAAGAATGTGTGGGAATCACCGGCAGGATGTCTCATGTTCTCATTCACTTCACAGATGGAGGATGCACGGAAACTTCCTCTTATGCAGTATGTTGTCTGCCTTGCCATGACAGAAGCCATCAAAGAACTGTGTTGTTATAAGGTAAATAGTAGTGCAGTACCACTAGTTTTGGTGATTATTTTCGGTGCAGCCCGTTGATCACTTtatgtctctctctctaccgAATGATGGATACCTTCTGGGCTTGACTCTCTTTGTGACTTAAAATCAGGGGCTGCCAGAACTTGAAGTTAAGATAAAGTGGCCCAATGACCTCTATCTGAAAGGGCTAAAAGTTGGTGGAATCCTTTGTACTTCGTCTTATCAACCAAAAGTATACAATATTTGCACCGGtgagtattatttttaatgctgATGATTGCAATATCACTAAGCAACACTGTCTGTCAAGGTTTTTCTTATGATAAATTTGTGCTTATTTCTATGCTTTTCAGGTATTGGTTTAAATGTGGACAATAAGGAGCCTACGACATGTTTAAATGCTGCATTGAAAGAAATGAAGGCCAATTCGCCCACATTGAAACGTGAAGACATACTGGCATCCTTCTtcaataaatttgaagttCTTTTTGAGATCTTTTCAAATGAAGGTAGCTTATATTTCCACTCCTCTCCTCTTGTTCTGGCCACATGTTCAAGCACAATGTCCTTTGACGCATGCCCTAGACATGGTATTTTGctgattatttttgttatttagtGTGTGACCACTTCTTGTGCTgcattgtataaattttagggCCAGAATTGAATAAATGATAACTTGACATTCTTAACTTCTATTCCAGGATTTCAGGCTCTTGAGGAACAGTATTACAACTCTTGGCTTCATAGGTATGGAATAGTATCTCAATATTAATGTCTATTGCTTGAATCTTATCTGCCAGTGCTGTACATCCATGGGTCAAGCGGGTTAAAGGTGGTTTCCAGACTCTGACCTGGGAATGCCTTGGTGTTGGAGTTGTGCTGTTAGTATTTAGAAAAATGTGGAGTCAGACTAAACacctagatttatccatgaaCACCCTAGTATCAATTTGTTACTGTTAACTTCAGTCATTTGCCATATGAAACTTTTGTGCGAGAATAGTTGATGCAAAatatttggaaacaaaaaatgTTGATATTTAGTGAATCACCTTGCttgtcatatattttctacATATGTTTCGATATTACTGAGACTGATCTTCACTGATATGCAGTGGACAGAAGGTTGTTGTGCAGGACGGGCCTGAAGCCCAGCGTGCAGACAGTGTGGTCACTATTCAGGTTAACACCGAATTtagatattattattaaatacaaATTTCCAGTTATCGGACCATTCTGTTCTTTTTCAGGGGTTGACACCAGCTGGGTACTTGTATGCTATTGGCGAGGATGGCAAAAGCTATGAGTTGCACCCTGATGGAAACAGGTATTGTCCATTTCTCCATTACTAAGATCTTCCTCATGTCCTAATACTCAGTATCTGTATTACTATATCTTAATATAAAGTTCTCGTCTGATTTCTGTTGTCAAAAATATAAAGCGCCAGATagtatcctttttttttttgtcaaggaCTGACATCTCACGCAATTTCCTGCGCTGCAGCTTTGATTTCTTTGCAGGGTTAGTGAGAAGGAAGATGGAAACATAGTATGAATACAAAGAAAAGTATAAGCGCAGCAGAACATAGTGTACAGTAATTAACAGAATGTTGTTAAGAGTTTCCAGAATGGATTATGGATGGAATGAAAACATTATTC is part of the Oryza brachyantha chromosome 2, ObraRS2, whole genome shotgun sequence genome and encodes:
- the LOC102717040 gene encoding biotin--protein ligase 2, whose protein sequence is MRLPVRLPPPATAAAATAAAVIAAVALRRYLRTRSSMATSAHRRGGSAGGVALVVSGKSTEDQRLLASAAGSLALGEGDSVEEITVSRDSGAGAGAGAGFDAAAYMGALRASRFGRWMLWSPSMASTHDLVTQNFAKLPVGVVCVAGVQFRGRGRSKNVWESPAGCLMFSFTSQMEDARKLPLMQYVVCLAMTEAIKELCCYKGLPELEVKIKWPNDLYLKGLKVGGILCTSSYQPKVYNICTGIGLNVDNKEPTTCLNAALKEMKANSPTLKREDILASFFNKFEVLFEIFSNEGFQALEEQYYNSWLHSGQKVVVQDGPEAQRADSVVTIQGLTPAGYLYAIGEDGKSYELHPDGNSFDFFAGLVRRKMET